One window from the genome of Zonotrichia leucophrys gambelii isolate GWCS_2022_RI chromosome 27, RI_Zleu_2.0, whole genome shotgun sequence encodes:
- the LOC135458309 gene encoding cathepsin G-like: MLLLLLLTNAFVLLPWAGAGRIIGGREAVAHSRPYMAFLKIKNATKTSRCGGFLIRSDAVLSAAHCVDEIGTIVSFTVTLGAHNVSRKEPSQQKIHVEKCVIHPQYSREGFINDILLLKLKKKAEINEYVRNISFAKENEHVRAGELCTVSGWGRTSLDPPPSDVLMEVELKVQKEKICQQVFSKYKRQSMICVGDENRKKTTYRGDSGGPLVCNKKAYGIVSHGIKHRLFPKAFTRISHFEPWIREELKRLSLQDIPGSPSCV; the protein is encoded by the exons atgctgctgctccttctgctcaCAAATGCTTTTGTCcttctgccctgggctggggctg GAAGGATCATTGGCGGAAGGGAAGCTGTGGCCCACTCCAGACCCTAtatggcttttttaaaaattaaaaatgcgACAAAAACTAGTAGGTGTGGAGGGTTCCTGATTCGCTCAGATGCAGTTCTCTCAGCAGCTCACTGTGTGGATGAAATAGG GACGATAGTGAGTTTCACTGTGACTCTGGGAGCCCACAACGTAAGTAGGAAAGAACCGAGCCAGCAGAAAATCCATGTTGAAAAATGTGTCATCCATCCTCAATATTCCCGTGAAGGCTTTATAAATGATATTTTGCTGCTGAAG ctgaagaaaaaagcCGAGATCAATGAGTATGTGCGAAATATCTCCTTTGCCAAGGAAAATGAACATGTGAGAGCAGGAGAATTATGCACAGTGTCTGGCTGGGGCCGGACATCTCTGGACCCACCGCCGAGTGATGTCTTGATGGAGGTGGAACTGAAGgtgcaaaaggagaaaatctgTCAGCAGGTTTTCTCTAAGTACAAGCGTCAGTCTATGATCTGTGTTGGTGATGAAAACCGTAAAAAAACAACTTACAGG GGTGATTCTGGTGGCCCATTAGTCTGCAATAAGAAGGCTTATGGCATTGTTTCTCATGGAATAAAGCATCGCCTATTTCCTAAGGCATTCACCAGGATCTCCCACTTTGAGCCCTGGATCCGTGAGGAGCTGAAGAGGCTTTCACTCCAAGATATTCCTGGCTCTCCATCCTGTGTCTAA
- the LOC135458308 gene encoding cathepsin G-like: MLLLLLLTNAFVLLPWAGAGRITGGKEAVAHSRPYMAFLKIKNATNTRRCGGFLIRPDAVLSAAHCVDMKGSVSVTVILGAHNVSRPEQSQQKIPVVKKFIHPEYSGNGGKNDIMLLKLKKKAEINEYVRNISFAKENEHVRAGDLCTVSGWGRTSLDPPPSDVLMEVELKVQKAKICQQVFSNYQPQTMICVGDENRKKSTRRGDSGGPLVCNKKAYGIVSRGKKLRFFPEVFTRISHFEPWIREKLRSFAIQDIPGSPSSK; this comes from the exons atgctgctgctccttctgctcaCAAATGCTTTTGTCcttctgccctgggctggggctg GAAGGATCACTGGCGGAAAGGAAGCTGTGGCCCACTCCAGACCCTAcatggcttttttaaaaattaaaaatgcgACAAACACTCGTAGGTGTGGAGGATTCTTGATTCGCCCAGACGCAGTGCTCTCAGCAGCTCACTGTGTGGATATGAAAGG GAGTGTGAGCGTCACTGTGATTCTTGGAGCACACAACGTAAGTAGGCCAGAACAGAGCCAGCAGAAGATCCCTGTTGTAAAAAAGTTCATCCATCCTGAATATTCTGGTAATGGCGGGAAAAATGACATCATGCTGCTGAAG ctgaagaaaaaagcCGAGATCAATGAGTATGTGAGAAATATCTCCTTTGCCAAGGAAAATGAACATGTGAGAGCAGGAGATCTATGCACGGTGTCTGGCTGGGGCCGGACATCTCTGGACCCACCGCCGAGTGATGTCTTGATGGAGGTGGAACTGAAGGTGCAAAAGGCGAAAATCTGTCAGCAGGTTTTCTCTAACTACCAGCCTCAGACTATGATCTGTGTTGGTGATGAAAACCGTAAAAAATCAACTCGGAGG GGTGATTCTGGTGGCCCATTAGTCTGCAATAAGAAGGCTTATGGCATTGTTTCCCGTGGAAAAAAACTTCGCTTCTTCCCTGAGGTATTCACCAGGATCTCACACTTTGAGCCCTGGATCCgtgagaagctgagaagttttGCAATCCAAGATATTCCTGGCTCTCCATCCTCTAAATAA
- the LOC135458571 gene encoding cathepsin G-like, whose protein sequence is MLLLLLLTNAFVLLPWAGAGRIIGGRKVKAHSRPYMAFLEIQGDPKNYSCGGFLIRPDAVLSAAHCVDIKGIENVTVILGAHNRKSREQSQQKIRVRQWVIHPQYCPDDFKNDIVLLKLKKNAVINKNVKLISIAKKNERVGEGAKCNVPGWGRTSLKSLVSDVLMEVDLEVQNEKRCQFSGDYERQSMICVGDKYSEKAAYEGDSGGPLVCNKKAHGIFSHMYDDSLFPEVFTRISHFEPWIRKQLKKFSLNIIPCFPFSD, encoded by the exons atgctgctgctccttctgctcaCAAATGCTTTTGTCcttctgccctgggctggggctg GAAGGATCATTGGTGGAAGGAAAGTTAAAGCCCACTCCAGACCCTATATGGCTTTTTTAGAAATTCAAGGTGATCCAAAAAATTATTCCTGTGGAGGGTTCCTGATTCGCCCAGACGCAGTGCTCTCAGCAGCTCACTGTGTGGATATAAAAGG GATAGAGAATGTCACTGTGATTCTGGGAGCCCACAACAGAAAGAGCCGAGAACAGAGTCAGCAAAAGATCCGTGTGAGACAATGGGTCATCCATCCTCAATATTGCCCTGATGACTTCAAAAATGACATTGTGCTGCTGAAG ctgaagaaaaatgcTGTCATCAACAAGAATGTGAAGTTGATCTCCATTGCCAAGAAAAATGAACGTGTGGGAGAAGGAGCTAAATGTAATGTGCCTGGCTGGGGACGGACATCTCTGAAATCATTGGTGAGCGATGTCTTGATGGAGGTGGACCTGGAGGtgcaaaatgagaaaagatGTCAATTTTCCGGTGACTACGAGCGCCAGTCTATGATCTGTGTTGGTGATAAATACAGTGAAAAAGCAGCTTACGAG GGTGATTCTGGTGGCCCATTAGTCTGCAATAAGAAGGCTCATGGCATTTTTTCTCATATGTATGATGACAGCCTCTTCCCTGAGGTATTCACCAGGATCTCGCACTTTGAGCCCTGGATCCGAAAGCAGCTGAAGAAGTTTTCACTCAACATAATACCTTGCTTTCCATTCTCTGACTAA
- the LOC135458565 gene encoding cathepsin G-like, whose protein sequence is MLLLLLLTNAFVLLPWAGAGRIIGGREAKPHSRPYMAFLEIQSGLDVFICGGFLIRPDAVLSAAHCVDKKGRPRVTVILGAHNVNRRERSQQKIRVGQWVIHPKYSHKDLKNDIMLLKLKPRARINENVQFISIPRRNELVREGALCTVSGWGMTSPDGDVSDVLREVELKVQNETRCQKVSRKYQRQSMICVGDENRKKASYKGDSGGPLVCNKKAHGIVSHGYEDLFPEVFTRISHFEPWIREQLRRFAIRDIPGSPSSD, encoded by the exons atgctgctgctccttctgctcaCAAATGCTTTTGTCcttctgccctgggctggggctg GAAGGATCATTGGTGGACGAGAAGCTAAGCCCCACTCCAGACCCTACATGGCTTTTTTAGAAATTCAAAGTGGCTTAGATGTTTTTATCTGTGGAGGGTTCCTGATTCGCCCAGATGCAGTGCTCTCAGCAGCTCACTGTGTGGATAAAAAAGG GAGACCGAGGGTCACTGTGATTCTGGGAGCCCACAATGTAAACAGACGAGAACGGAGCCAGCAAAAGATCCGTGTGGGACAATGGGTCATCCATCCTAAATATTCCCATAAAGACTTGAAAAATGACATCATGCTGCTGAAG CTGAAGCCAAGGGCCAGGATCAATGAGAATGTGCAGTTTATCTCCATTCCTAGGAGAAATGAACTTGTGAGAGAAGGAGCTTTATGCACAGTTTCTGGCTGGGGCATGACATCTCCGGACGGGGATGTGAGTGATGTCTTGAGGGAGGTGGAACTGAAGGTGCAAAATGAGACAAGATGTCAGAAGGTTTCCAGAAAATACCAGCGTCAGTCTATGATCTGTGTTGGTGATGAAAACCGTAAAAAAGCATCTTACAAG GGTGATTCTGGTGGCCCATTAGTCTGCAATAAGAAGGCTCATGGCATTGTTTCTCATGGGTATGAAGACCTCTTCCCTGAGGTATTCACCAGGATCTCACACTTTGAGCCCTGGATCCGTGAGCAGCTGAGGAGGTTTGCAATCCGAGATATTCCTGGCTCTCCATCCTCTGACTAA
- the LOC135458563 gene encoding cathepsin G-like: MLLLLLLTNAFVLLPWAGAGRIIGGTKVKAHSRPYMAYVKIQSGSEPSYCGGFLIRPDAVLSAAHCVHKKGRAVRVTVILGAHNINSRERSQQKIRVRQWVIHPKYSREGFKNDIMLLKLKPRARINKNVQFISIPRRNERVREGALCTVSGWGWTSDTGNKTNVMREVKLKVQEEKICQQLFRNYQRRSMICVGDENSKKATSHGDSGGPLVCNKKAHGIVSHAREHNIFPEVFTRISHFEPWIREQLKRFSLQDIPCSPLSE, from the exons atgctgctgctccttctgctcaCAAATGCTTTTGTCcttctgccctgggctggggctg GAAGGATCATTGGTGGAACAAAAGTGAAGGCTCACTCCAGACCCTACATGGCTTATGTAAAAATTCAAAGTGGATCAGAACCCAGTTACTGTGGAGGGTTCCTGATTCGCCCAGATGCAGTTCTCTCAGCAGCTCACTGTGTGCACAAAAAAGGCAGGGCAGTGAGGGTCACTGTGATTCTGGGAGCCCACAACATAAACAGCCGAGAACGGAGCCAGCAAAAGATCCGTGTGAGACAATGGGTCATCCATCCTAAATATTCCCGTGAAGGCTTCAAAAATGACATCATGCTGCTGAAG CTGAAGCCAAGGGCCAGGATCAATAAGAATGTGCAGTTTATCTCCATTCCCAGGAGAAATGAACGCGTGAGAGAAGGAGCTTTATGCACGGTGtctggctggggctggacaTCTGACACAGGAAACAAGACTAATGTGATGAGAGAAGTGAAACTGAAGGTGCAAGAGGAGAAAATCTGTCAGCAGCTTTTCCGTAACTACCAGCGTCGGTCTATGATCTGTGTTGGTGATGAAAACAGTAAAAAGGCAACTTCCCAT GGTGATTCTGGTGGCCCATTAGTCTGCAATAAGAAGGCTCATGGCATTGTTTCTCATGCACGTGAACACAACATCTTCCCTGAGGTATTCACCAGGATATCGCACTTTGAGCCCTGGATCCGTGAGCAGCTGAAGAGGTTTTCACTCCAAGATATTCCTTGCTCTCCGTTGTCTGAATAA
- the LOC135458570 gene encoding mast cell protease 1A-like: MLLLLLLTNAFVLLPWAGAGRIIGGREVKDHSRPYMAFLEIKSGSKPSWCGGFLIRPDAVLSAAHCMDIEEIESVTVILGAHNISDEECSQQKISVAGWVIHPKYSCKDGKNDIVLLKLNEKATITKNVRCISIAENHECVKAGDLCTVSGWGRTSTEGDMSDVLMEVDMEVQNEEICEQLSSKYQRQSMICVGDEDNKKATAPGDSGGPLVCNEKAHGILSHGCGGRLSPDVFTRISHFEPWIRKKLKSFSRKAISCFPFSD; this comes from the exons atgctgctgctccttctgctcaCAAATGCTTTTGTCcttctgccctgggctggggctg GAAGGATCATTGGTGGACGAGAAGTAAAGGACCACTCCAGACCCTACATGGcttttttagaaattaaaagtgGCTCAAAACCTAGTTGGTGTGGTGGGTTCCTGATTCGCCCAGACGCAGTGCTCTCAGCAGCTCACTGCATGGATATAGAAGA GATAGAGAGCGTCACTGTGATTCTGGGAGCCCATAACATTAGTGACGAAGAATGCAGCCAGCAGAAGATCTCTGTTGCAGGATGGGTCATCCATCCTAAATATTCCTGTAAAGATGGGAAGAATGACATTGTGCTGCTGAAG CTGAATGAAAAAGCCACGATCACTAAGAATGTGCGATGTATCTCCATTGCTGAGAACCACGAATGTGTGAAGGCAGGCGATTTATGCACGGTGTCTGGCTGGGGCCGGACATCTACAGAAGGGGACATGAGTGATGTCTTGATGGAGGTGGACATGGAGGTGCAAAATGAGGAAATATGTGAGCAGCTTTCCAGTAAATACCAGCGTCAGTCTATGATCTGTGTTGGTGATGAAGATAATAAAAAAGCAACTGCCCCT GGTGATTCTGGTGGCCCATTAGTCTGCAATGAGAAGGCTCATGGCATTCTTTCTCATGGATGTGGTGGCCGTCTCTCCCCTGATGTATTCACCAGGATCTCGCACTTTGAGCCCTGGATCCGCAAGAAGCTTAAGAGTTTTTCACGCAAGGCAATTTCTTGCTTTCCATTCTCTGACTAA
- the LOC135458567 gene encoding cathepsin G-like → MLLLLLLTNAFVLLPWAGAGEIIGGCEAKVHSKPYMAYLEVKNATNTSRCGGFLIRPDTVLSAAHCMDIEVIVSVTVILGAHYISSQEPSQQEIPVEKWVIHPQYSRKGYKNDIMLLKLKKKAKINEYVQCISIAKANEHVRAGDLCTVSGWGRTSLYPPPSDVLREVELKVQKEEICQQFFLYYQPHSMICVGDENNKKASYKGDSGGPLVCNKKAHGIVSHAPVHNIFPEAFTRISYFEPWIHQQLKRFSLQDIPCFPLSE, encoded by the exons atgctgctgctccttctgctcaCAAATGCTTTTGTCcttctgccctgggctggggctggtga GATCATTGGTGGATGTGAAGCTAAGGTCCACTCCAAACCCTACATGGCTTATTTAGAAGTTAAAAACGCAACAAACACTAGTAGGTGTGGAGGATTCCTGATTCGCCCAGACACAGTGCTCTCAGCAGCTCACTGCATGGATATAGAAGT GATAGTGAGCGTCACTGTGATTCTGGGAGCCCACTACATAAGTAGCCAAGAACCAAGCCAGCAGGAGATCCCTGTTGAAAAATGGGTCATTCATCCTCAATATTCCCGTAAAGGCTACAAAAATGACATCATGCTGCTGAAG ctgaagaaaaaagcCAAGATCAATGAGTATGTGCAATGTATCTCCATTGCCAAGGCAAATGAACATGTGAGAGCAGGAGATTTATGCACGGTGTCTGGCTGGGGCCGGACATCTCTGTACCCGCCGCCGAGTGATGTCTTGAGAGAGGTGGAACTGAAGGTGCAAAAGGAGGAGATCTGTCAGCAGTTTTTCCTTTACTATCAGCCTCACTCTATGATCTGTGTTGGtgatgaaaacaataaaaaagcatCTTACAAG GGTGATTCTGGTGGCCCATTAGTCTGCAATAAGAAGGCTCATGGCATTGTTTCTCATGCACCTGTACACAACATCTTCCCTGAGGCATTCACCAGGATCTCGTACTTTGAGCCCTGGATCCATCAGCAGCTGAAGAGGTTTTCTCTCCAAGATATTCCTTGCTTTCCGTTGTCTGAATAA